From one Humulus lupulus chromosome 8, drHumLupu1.1, whole genome shotgun sequence genomic stretch:
- the LOC133793464 gene encoding protein IQ-domain 26-like has product MGKATRWLKGLLGMKKDKENNVETPTTAAAAAAVVSDRKEKKRWSFGAKSERRTSAVGNVQPNLSPNLSPSDAAWLRSYIAESEKEQNKHAIAVAAATAAAADAAVAAAQAAVAVVRLTSQSGANQNGKREKLAAVKIQTVFRGYLARKALRALKGLVKIQALVRGFLVRKRTAATLHSMQALIRAQTAVRTQRARRSFNKENRLFPEFHSRKSIERFDESRCEFHSKRLSATYEASINGFEESPKIVEIDTFKPKSRSSRRFSAALSECGCGEDLPYQTISSPLLCPVQARISVPESQHLQDFEWYFNGHECRFSTAHSTPRLANPSWSNAPATPAKSLCGDSYFRPYSNFPNYMTNTKSFNAKLRSHSAPKQRPEATTPKKRLSLSEILAARNSISSVRMHRSNIAQQVQDEESYC; this is encoded by the exons ATGGGGAAAGCTACTAGATGGCTTAAAGGGTTAttggggatgaagaaagacaaggAGAATAACGTTGAGACTCCAACCACggcggctgcggctgcggctgtggtgAGTGACCGGAAAGAGAAGAAGAGGTGGAGCTTTGGTGCTAAGTCAGAAAGAAGAACAAGCGCAGTTGGGAATGTTCAGCCAAATCTCTCGCCGAACTTGTCACCTTCGGACGCTGCCTGGCTCAGATCGTATATTGCCGAGTCCGAAAAGGAACAGAACAAGCACGCAATTGCCGTGGCTGCAGCCACCGCCGCAGCCGCTGACGCTGCCGTGGCTGCAGCCCAGGCGGCGGTGGCTGTCGTGAGGTTGACGAGCCAGAGCGGTGCGAATCAAAATGGGAAGAGAGAGAAGTTGGCCGCGGTGAAGATTCAAACCGTTTTCAGGGGATATTTG GCTCGGAAGGCTCTGCGAGCTCTGAAGGGACTAGTTAAGATACAAGCTCTTGTTAGAGGGTTTCTGGTCCGAAAACGAACTGCTGCAACTCTTCACAGTATGCAAGCTCTAATAAGAGCGCAGACTGCGGTCAGAACTCAACGAGCTCGTCGTTCATTCAACAAGGAGAACAGATTGTTTCCCGAATTCCATTCCAGAAAGTCCATT GAAAGGTTCGATGAATCAAGATGTGAATTCCATAGCAAGAGGCTTTCGGCAACATATGAAGCCTCGATCAATGGATTCGAGGAAAGCCCGAAAATCGTTGAGATCGACACATTCAAGCCGAAGTCAAGATCATCTCGTAGATTTAGCGCAGCATTATCAGAATGTGGATGCGGCGAAGACCTGCCATACCAAACAATATCATCGCCTCTGCTTTGTCCTGTTCAGGCTCGAATCTCTGTTCCCGAAAGCCAACACCTTCAAGATTTTGAGTGGTACTTTAATGGTCACGAGTGCCGATTCTCAACCGCTCATAGCACTCCTCGGTTAGCTAATCCCTCTTGGTCTAACGCTCCGGCCACCCCGGCGAAGAGCCTTTGCGGGGACAGCTACTTCCGGCCCTATTCGAACTTTCCCAACTACATGACCAACACAAAGTCGTTCAATGCCAAATTGAGGTCTCACAGTGCCCCAAAGCAAAGGCCAGAAGCAACCACTCCTAAGAAAAGGCTTTCACTTAGTGAAATACTGGCTGCGAGGAACAGCATTAGCAGTGTTAGGATGCACCGATCTAACATTGCTCAACAAGTTCAAGATGAAGAATCCTACTGTTGA
- the LOC133794370 gene encoding vesicle transport v-SNARE 13-like: MSEVFDGYERQYCELSANLSKKCTAAGTLDGERKKQKISEIKTGIDEAESLIRKMDLEARALQPNVKVVLLAKLREYKSDLNNLKTEVKRLVSGNLNASARDELLESGMADTLTASADQRSRLMFSTERLNKTSDRIKDGRRTMLETEELGVSILQDLHSQRQSLLHAHNTLDGVDDNVGKSKKILTNMARRMSKNKWIIGSIIAVLVIAILLILYFKLSK, encoded by the exons ATGAGTGAAGTTTTCGATGGTTACGAGCGCCAGTACTGCGAGCTCTCGGCTAATCTTTCCAAGAAGTGTACGGCGGCTGGCACTCTTGATGGAG AGCGAAAGAAACAAAAGATTTCAGAAATAAAGACCGGAATTGATGAAGCGGAATCTTTG ATTCGGAAAATGGACCTAGAGGCAAGAGCTTTGCAGCCCAATGTTAAGGTTGTGCTTCTTGCCAAGTTGAGGGAGTATAAATCAGATTTAAACAACCTGAAAACTGAGGTTAAAAGACTAGTATCTGGAAACTTGAATGCTTCTGCTCGAGATGAGTTGTTGGAATCAGGCATGGCTGATACCCTGACG GCGTCAGCTGATCAGAGATCAAGATTAATGTTCTCGACAGAGAGATTAAACAAGACTAGTGATAGGATTAAGGATGGCAGAAGAACCATGCTGGAAACAGAAGAGCTAGGTGTCTCTATTCTTCAAGACTTGCATTCACAGCGGCAGTCTCTCTTACATGCTCATAATACG CTTGATGGAGTGGATGACAACGTTGGCAAGAGCAAGAAAATTTTGACTAACATGGCGAGGAGGATGAGCAAGAACAAGTGGATTATTGGGTCGATTATTGCAGTTCTTGTCATTGCCATCCTTTTGATCCTGTACTTCAAGCTTTCTAAATAG
- the LOC133794369 gene encoding 26S proteasome regulatory subunit 8 homolog A-like, which yields MATVFVESKQPEAMMPEETCSSMAAKQGEGLKQYYLQHIHDLQLQVRMKTHNLNRLEAQRNELNSRVRMLREELQLLQEPGSYVGEVVKVMGKNKVLVKVHPEGKYVVDIDKSIDITKITPSTRVALRNDSYVLHLVLPSKVDPLVNLMKVEKVPDSTYDMIGGLDQQIKEIKEVIELPIKHPELFESLGIAQPKGVLLYGPPGTGKTLLARAVAHHTDCTFIRVSGSELVQKYIGEGSRMVRELFVMAREHAPSIIFMDEIDSIGSARMESGSGNGDSEVQRTMLELLNQLDGFEASNKIKVLMATNRIDILDQALLRPGRIDRKIEFPNPNGESRFDILKIHSRRMNLMRGIDLKKIAEKMNGASGAELKAVCTEAGMFALRERRVHVTQEDFEMAVAKVMKKDTEKNMSLRKLWK from the exons ATGGCGACAGTCTTCGTGGAATCCAAGCAGCCAGAGGCGATGATGCCGGAGGAGACTTGCTCGTCCATGGCAGCGAAGCAAGGGGAAGGTCTTAAACAGTACTACCTCCAACATATCCATGATCTACAGCTCCAGGTCCGCATGAAAACCCACAATCTTAATCGTCTTGAAGCTCAGCGTAACGAGCTCAATTCCAGAG TGAGGATGCTTAGGGAAGAGCTACAACTACTTCAGGAGCCTGGATCCTATGTTGGAGAAGTAGTCAAAGTAATGGGGAAAAACAAGGTTTTAGTCAAG GTTCATCCAGAAGGGAAATACGTTGTTGATATTGATAAAAGCATTGATATCACAAAGATTACACCATCTACTAGGGTTGCTCTCCGAAATGACAGCTATGTTCTTCATTTGGTCTTGCCAAGTAAAGTAGATCCTTTAGTCAACCTTATGAAAGTTGAAAAGGTTCCAGATTCTACATATGATATGATTGGTGGACTTGATCAGCAGATCAAAGAAATCAAGGAG GTCATTGAACTTCCAATCAAACATCCTGAGTTGTTTGAGAGTCTCGGAATAGCTCAACCAAAG GGGGTCCTCCTGTATGGGCCACCTGGTACAGGGAAAACACTATTGGCTAGGGCTGTGGCTCATCATACTGATTGTACCTTCATCAGGGTATCTGGTTCTGAATTAGTTCAGAAGTACATTGGAGAAGGCTCTAGAATGGTTAGAGAACTTTTTGTCATGGCGAG GGAACATGCTCCATCTATTATTTTTATGGATGAAATTGATAGTATTGGGTCTGCTCGAATGGAATCTGGAAGTGGCAATGGAGATAGTGAGGTGCAGCGGACTATGTTGGAGCTTCTCAACCAGCTGGATGGGTTTGAAGCATCAAACAAGATCAAG GTTTTGATGGCAACAAATCGTATTGATATACTGGATCAAGCACTCCTTAGGCCCGGGAGAATTGACAGAAAGATTGAGTTTCCCAATCCTAATGGGGAG TCTCGTTTTGACATCCTGAAAATTCATTCGAGGAGAATGAATTTAATGCGTGGGATTGATCTGAAGAAGATTGCAGAAAAGATGAACGGTGCATCTGGTGCAGAGCTGAAG GCTGTGTGCACAGAAGCAGGAATGTTTGCATTGAGGGAGAGAAGGGTTCATGTAACACAGGAAGACTTTGAGATGGCTGTGGCCAAGGTTATGAAGAAAGACACTGAGAAAAACATGTCGTTGCGCAAGCTATGGAAGTAG
- the LOC133794373 gene encoding protein OXIDATIVE STRESS 3-like, translated as MAACKEQMLQQSPFSIGLYDGYGKKSSWIIMEDDDNHAHDDDAYNSTSSTSSSIGNSTSSNRSSLSSSSDLVDDASSSPSSSGSSSHHHNGPLYELSELMAQLPIKRGLSKFFQGKSESFTSLSKVMSIEDLAKKENPYNIKRKMKACKSYAGGLDTHKPYTLPKATISKKVSRGSSSSSSSSLSFTNRRSASFSCNNKLPPLHVQKNF; from the exons ATGGCTGCCTGTAAAGAACAGATGCTACAACAAAGTCCATTCTCGATAGGTTTGTATGATGGTTATGGGAAAAAGAGTAGCTGGATTATCATGGAAGATGATGATAATCATGCTCATGATGATGATGCTTACAATTCAACATCATCTACATCCTCCTCCATTGGAAATTCTACCTCTTCAAACAGATCATCATTGTCATCTTCATCAGACTTGGTAGATGATGcatcttcatcaccttcatcaTCTGGTTCTTCATCCCATCATCATAATGGACCTTTGTATGAATTGTCAGAACTCATGGCCCAATTACCCATCAA GAGAGGTCTTTCCAAGTTTTTCCAAGGCAAATCAGAGTCATTCACATCTCTATCAAAGGTGATGAGTATAGAAGACCTTGCTAAGAAGGAAAATCCTTacaatattaaaagaaaaatgaaggcATGTAAGAGCTATGCTGGTGGTTTAGATACCCACAAACCATATACCCTTCCCAAGGCCACCATTTCCAAGAAGGTCTCAAGAGGTTCAtcatcgtcatcatcatcatctcttTCTTTCACAAATAGAAGATCTGCTAGCTTTTCATGTAACAATAAGCTCCCTCCACTTCATGTACAAAAGAACTTCTGA
- the LOC133794372 gene encoding uncharacterized protein LOC133794372, with product MNEFHHRLSSSPSIKPSTISKDTDENEPIYQQTSPSLQNITKPMPKNYMSSTISAASKANAPRKILGNRNEATEPCSFETKFEKISILDHSDESLSQSNGGGEEDAHEVDLPSQPYDPLTNYLSPRPQFLRYKPNRRHCRVIYRGEENEDGEAKEEGLVSGSGSFDSLKASHEEAASDSGGSSSSSSPSSITQEKEDEDVNEANDEIEESDEDEIEEEEEDKGCNFKGLLKSFFLLAFLVLSIMFISSMNSSTPMCSLRFDENTLGGYCNMQNHTFSQKGGLEVKSNVFDGGLEEENMVEAIWLKKHESSVDFMYQGEEIQMNVDVNEEIEEESFEEIESTDELKEDDDDAVEVAEGENKSKIEDVGQVVEPQIEDEFFQDLLETAEDYQAPIFSEEPNEVTSVEEIHDEEVSRDEDETELNDENLKQMETKFSLEVLVAGLILSTIIAALFLRFRLRAKPCSEPLQVKEEEIITDDSEPLPSKPYFESWKIEKCTEGLPSTRDEHIDEVVSLGKYSQSHAPSVEFLGEFVIREIRNSGVKNRKTEVEESNFSVSTENLDDKSHSVSIQPQPAHSEFSVMDDSPSQGSYAGKKNDDGVDGESNNVMMTPTPAKRSSRKGEAKVVTATPVRRSSRIRTRAVVSP from the exons ATGAACGAATTTCATCACCGACTTTCATCTTCACCGTCCATCAAGCCCTCTACCATTTCAAAAG ATACAGATGAAAATGAACCAATCTATCAGCAAACGAGTCCCAGTTTGCAGAACATTACGAAACCAATGCCAAAGAATTACATGTCTTCAACTATTTCGGCAGCTTCTAAGGCAAATGCTCCTAGAAAGATCTTAGGCAACAGGAACGAGGCTACTGAACCCTGTTCGTTTGAGACTAAATTCGAAAAGATTTCAATTCTTGATCACTCTGACGAGTCTTTGTCTCAATCGAATGGTGGTGGTGAGGAGGATGCTCATGAAGTTGATCTGCCTTCTCAGCCTTATGATCCTTTAACCAATTATCTTTCTCCGAGGCCTCAATTTCTCCGCTACAAGCCTAATAGGCGGCATTGCCGTGTGATCTATCGTGGTGAAGAAAATGAAGATGGAGAGGCTAAAGAAGAGGGGTTAGTTAGTGGAAGTGGTTCTTTTGATTCTCTGAAAGCCAGCCACGAGGAGGCAGCTTCCGACTCTGGTGGcagttcttcttcttcatcaccaTCTTCAATAACTCAAGAGAAAGAAGATGAAGATGTTAACGAAGCTAATGATGAAATCGAAGAAAGCGATGAGGACGAaattgaggaggaagaggaagataaAGGTTGCAACTTCAAAGGTCTTCTCAAATCTTTTTTTCTGTTGGCTTTTTTAGTGCTCTCTATCATGTTTATATCTTCCATGAATTCTTCGACTCCGATGTGTAGTTTGAGGTTTGATGAGAACACTTTAGGTGGTTACTGCAACATGCAGAATCATACATTTTCACAAAAGGGGGGTCTGGAAGTAAAATCGAATGTTTTTGATGGAGGGTTAGAGGAAGAAAACATGGTTGAAGCTATCTGGTTGAAGAAGCATGAGAGTTCTGTTGATTTCATGTATCAAGGAGAAGAAATACAAATGAATGTAGATGTTAATGAAGAAATTGAAGAAGAAAGTTTTGAAGAAATTGAAAGTACTGATGAGCTGAAAGAAGATGATGACGATGCTGTGGAAGTTGCTGAAGGTGAAAATAAGTCCAAAATTGAAGATGTTGGCCAAGTAGTTGAGCCACAAATTGAAGATGAGTTCTTTCAGGATCTTCTTGAAACTGCTGAAGATTACCAGGCACCAATTTTCTCTGAAGAGCCAAATGAAGTAACTTCAGTTGAAGAAATTCACGATGAGGAAGTAAGCCGAGATGAGGATGAAACTGAGTTAAACGATGAGAATCTGAAGCAAATGGAAACTAAATTCTCACTCGAAGTTCTTGTTGCGGGTTTGATACTTTCAACGATTATTGCAGCTTTGTTTTTGAGGTTTCGTTTGAGAGCAAAGCCTTGCTCTGAACCTCTTCAAGTAAAGGAAGAAGAAATCATTACAGATGATTCTGAACCGCTACCCTCAAAGCCTTATTTCGAATCTTGGAAAATAGAAAAATGCACAGAAGGACTTCCCAGTACGAGAGATGAACACATTGATGAAGTTGTCTCTCTTGGGAAGTATTCTCAATCCCACGCTCCATCAGTTGAATTTCTGGGCGAGTTTGTGATTAGAGAGATTAGGAACTCTGGTGTCAAAAACAGGAAAACAGAAGTTGAAGAAAGCAATTTTTCAGTTTCTACAGAGAACCTCGATGATAAATCTCATTCAGTTTCTATTCAACCCCAACCTGCTCACTCTGAGTTTTCTGTCATGGATGATTCCCCTTCACAAGGAAGCTATGCTGGGAAGAAGAACGAT GATGGCGTGGATGGAGAGTCAAATAATGTGATGATGACTCCAACACCAGCAAAGCGATCAAGCAGAAAAGGAGAAGCTAAAGTAGTAACAGCAACTCCAGTTAGGCGATCAAGCAGAATCCGCACCCGGGCAGTTGTATCTCCATGA